CGGTACCGTGATCGCGTTGATCGCGACCAGATGCCAAAGATAGTAGAAACGTTCATAGTTTTCCTGACCGTCGGTCATCTCAAATCCTCCCCTACCTCAACCCAGCCACTCGTCCTGGGCGGCGTCCATAAGCTCGTCCAGAACCTCGGCCATGTAGGCGACTGTCTTGCGGGCCAGTTCCCGCCCTGCCGCCGTGTCGCTGGGATAGTGCAGCCCTGCCCATTCGCGGTTTTCAGCAATACGCTGTGCCCGATGGAAAAGGGCGATCGTACCAGGGTGTTCGGGCAGGATACGCGAAAACATCTCGGCAATTGCGAAGGACTGGAAGGAATGGTTTGAAGGGTAAGCGGCGTGGTATGGCACCGCAATGTAAGGCCGGATCAACGGCTGAATAATGTTCGGGCGCGGTCGGCTGAACCGGTTCTTATAGGTCAGCCCGACCTCATTGGTCAGCTCCAAAAGGATAACCATGAGCGCTCGTGTAGCACCAAAACCTCCGTCGTCTTCGATGCCAAGGGGCGACAGGTAGTCATCGATCCCGAAACTGGCCTGCGCAACGATTTCTTCACGGCGCAACGCTTGGTCAGCGTTTTTCAATGCACCTTGCAGTTTGAGCAGATAGCGCGTCTCTTCAAGACTATCATCCGGCCCAGGAGGCGGAAGCAGATCAATGTTTTCCCAGATCTTGCCTTTGAGCTGATCTGCCAACGGAACGCCGATCTGGCATATATCGCGGATCTCACGCCAACCGAAAGCGGCCTCGCTGCCCTCAAAGGCAAAATCGCTACGGTTCCGATTTCGGTTGCGGTTGCGATTTCTGTTCCGGTTTCTGTTCCGGTTCCGATTTCTGTTCCGGTTTCGGTTGAGCGCAAAGGCCGAGCTTTGGCTGAGCGATAGTGCGGCGACCCCAAAAGCGGATCTGTTCAGAAGTTCGTCCTGAACTGCATCCTTAACCTCACCGACTTCGAACAAGCGCAAAACTTCACTATCGCTAAAGTACTTTCTAATTTCTTCAAGGTGATCAGCGGTGATCAATGTCGGATTGATCTTGCTCAGCGCCTCAATAAAGATCAGAGCGTTTTTACTTTGTGTGGCAAACAACGCGGCTTCAACTGCTGCACGCGGATCACCCTGACCCAGGCCCAGGCTTGCGGCTTTTAACGCCTTGCAGGAAATCAACTCACCACGTCGCGCAAGCATGCCAAACGCGTTGAGCGTGAATACATAATCCATATTGTCCCCCTTCCAAAACTCTTAAACCTGTTGTGGCAACCCGATCCGTGACAGGCCACTTTCCATCAGATGCGCGCTGAACCGGGTCGGCACCGGGAAACGATCCTGCTGAATGCACGCCAGTGACATGTCCGGCTCCAGGTTGATCAGCCGCTTCAAAGCCTGTTCCCCCATCTGGCGGTTTCCCGCATGTCCGTAAGCTGCCGCCAGATAGCGCATGACGGTTTTGAACTGTGGCTGAACTTCCATCACGGATTCACCAAATTCGATGGATGTTTCAAAATCGCCACTGACCAGAGATGCAACACATGCCGCACCGTCGAACAGATGCCGATACGGGCTGTGACGCCCAACCAACCTGGCCTGCTGCGCAGCTTCCCGCGCCAACGCGGGTCGGTCCGTATAGCAGTAGAGCATTGCGGCCGAATCCCAGCTCATGGCGCGATACGGGCTAAGTTCCAACGCGCGGTCCACCAGATCCTGTGCGACCGAAAACTCGCGGAAAACGTAGGAATGCACATGGGCAACAAGACCTAGCACAGTGCCATTATTGGGGTCAGCCTCGACAGCGCGGCGGGCCAGGTCGCGCGCCTGTGCCTCAAGCGTAGCGTCCCAAGTGCCATATCGCTCGCCGACCTTGAACGTGGTCACATAGGCCAGCCAGGCCAGATAGACCGGCTTGGGGTCAAGCTCGTACGCGGCCAGGATGTCGGCTTCCAGTTCGTCCAACCCCGGCCCACTCATCGTCAACAGATGATGCACGGCCGCAACCGCCGTCTTGGCCGCATGATGCGCTGCCGGATCACGCATATGACGCCCGTTGAGCAGGGCGGTGAGCAATGCATCAGTGGCATAGCTGATAAAGGACGTCAGGCCAGAACAGTTTTGTCCCAGAAAGTCACCCTGATCAGCCACGACGTTCTGGCTCCAGATCACTTTCCGGTCTTCAGACCTCATGGCAGTTGCAGACACTTGCAGCATGTCACCGCAACTCGCCGCCCGGCATTGCAAGAAAAGATCAGGCCCTGCCGTCAGCGGATC
The genomic region above belongs to Ruegeria sp. HKCCD4315 and contains:
- a CDS encoding adenylate/guanylate cyclase domain-containing protein; its protein translation is MGLNLNLYRPTELPKAQLRAILFLDACDYSVEVREAEIETLATIRRDLNCASELVQSFRGCVTGLTGDGLCAVFPSARAAVETALGVQEVLTQSAERYAKGYRIGVHLGDTFEVDHQIIGDAVNTAARIESVGSPGEVLVSSVVRNALRGRNDFLFNSVGRPKLKNIGASLELFTVSRATIEGALEQASAAGPMPVPTSQPARVSLPSSIAHPRPNFVVGLLSPDVGAGSETATFVSNIVAEQLSKSLIEIEALEVQDYRVSQIPLPTDPLTAGPDLFLQCRAASCGDMLQVSATAMRSEDRKVIWSQNVVADQGDFLGQNCSGLTSFISYATDALLTALLNGRHMRDPAAHHAAKTAVAAVHHLLTMSGPGLDELEADILAAYELDPKPVYLAWLAYVTTFKVGERYGTWDATLEAQARDLARRAVEADPNNGTVLGLVAHVHSYVFREFSVAQDLVDRALELSPYRAMSWDSAAMLYCYTDRPALAREAAQQARLVGRHSPYRHLFDGAACVASLVSGDFETSIEFGESVMEVQPQFKTVMRYLAAAYGHAGNRQMGEQALKRLINLEPDMSLACIQQDRFPVPTRFSAHLMESGLSRIGLPQQV
- a CDS encoding phosphatase PAP2 family protein: MDYVFTLNAFGMLARRGELISCKALKAASLGLGQGDPRAAVEAALFATQSKNALIFIEALSKINPTLITADHLEEIRKYFSDSEVLRLFEVGEVKDAVQDELLNRSAFGVAALSLSQSSAFALNRNRNRNRNRNRNRNRNRNRNRNRNRSDFAFEGSEAAFGWREIRDICQIGVPLADQLKGKIWENIDLLPPPGPDDSLEETRYLLKLQGALKNADQALRREEIVAQASFGIDDYLSPLGIEDDGGFGATRALMVILLELTNEVGLTYKNRFSRPRPNIIQPLIRPYIAVPYHAAYPSNHSFQSFAIAEMFSRILPEHPGTIALFHRAQRIAENREWAGLHYPSDTAAGRELARKTVAYMAEVLDELMDAAQDEWLG